In Hydrogenispora ethanolica, one DNA window encodes the following:
- the thiE gene encoding thiamine phosphate synthase, whose translation MRREAAIDYSLYLVTDSGLLAGRDFCQSVAAALRGGVSLVQLREKDRGTRDFFELAVRVKAVTDHYGVPLIINDRLDIALAVDAAGLHIGQEDLPAGLARRLLGSGKILGVSAGTLDEALAAEDAGADYLGIGAVFPTGTKQDAREVGLAGLRAVTARVGLPVVAIGGIQEQNLQSVLEQEVAGVALVSAILCQPEIEQAARRLRGLVDGWRNLAV comes from the coding sequence ATGAGGCGTGAAGCGGCGATCGATTATTCACTTTATTTGGTGACGGACAGCGGTCTCCTGGCGGGCAGAGACTTTTGCCAAAGCGTCGCGGCGGCGCTTCGCGGCGGCGTCTCTCTGGTCCAGCTGCGGGAGAAAGACCGGGGGACGCGGGACTTTTTTGAATTGGCGGTCCGGGTGAAAGCAGTCACCGACCATTATGGCGTGCCCCTGATCATCAATGACCGGCTGGACATCGCGCTGGCGGTCGACGCCGCCGGGCTCCATATCGGCCAGGAGGATCTTCCGGCGGGGCTGGCCCGCCGTTTGCTCGGATCCGGCAAGATCTTGGGCGTCTCCGCCGGCACGCTGGACGAGGCCTTGGCGGCGGAGGACGCCGGTGCGGACTATCTGGGGATTGGAGCCGTCTTCCCCACCGGCACCAAACAAGACGCCCGGGAAGTGGGCCTGGCGGGGTTGCGGGCCGTCACCGCCCGGGTGGGATTGCCCGTGGTGGCCATCGGCGGAATCCAGGAGCAGAATTTACAGTCGGTGCTGGAACAAGAAGTAGCCGGAGTGGCGCTGGTCTCGGCCATCCTTTGCCAGCCGGAGATCGAGCAGGCCGCCCGGAGGCTGCGCGGTTTGGTGGATGGCTGGCGTAACCTTGCCGTCTAG